GGCCGAAATGGTCCTCCAGCCCCGCCGCATGGATCGCGCGCTCGAGGTTGGCCTTGACCTTGTTCTCATGGCCCGAATAGGTGTGGATCACGTACCAATCCATGACGTGTTCCTTCTCCACTAGCCGACCATCTTGATGATCGCCTCGAACGCGAGCGAGAGCCCGCGGTCGACGATACCGATGAAGATGGCGATGACGAAAACCATGACGATCACCACCAGGGTGGATT
The genomic region above belongs to Candidatus Binatia bacterium and contains:
- the secE gene encoding preprotein translocase subunit SecE translates to MARPGIVTAASEYIKDVRVEMSKVSWPTREELRESTLVVIVMVFVIAIFIGIVDRGLSLAFEAIIKMVG